A genomic stretch from Verrucomicrobiia bacterium includes:
- the rpsJ gene encoding 30S ribosomal protein S10, with product MNNQRIRIRLKGYDHRLLDQSAHDIVETAKRTGAKVAGPIPLPTDIWRHTVNRSPHADKKSMESFEMRTHKRLLDIIDPTAKTVDELKKLNLPAGVDITIKI from the coding sequence ATGAACAACCAGCGCATACGAATCCGCCTCAAAGGCTACGACCACCGGTTGCTCGACCAATCGGCGCATGACATCGTGGAAACAGCCAAACGCACCGGTGCGAAAGTTGCCGGGCCAATTCCGTTACCGACCGACATCTGGCGCCATACCGTGAACCGTTCACCGCACGCCGACAAGAAGTCGATGGAATCGTTTGAGATGCGGACGCACAAGCGGTTGTTGGATATCATTGACCCGACGGCCAAGACGGTTGACGAGTTGAAAAAACTGAACCTGCCTGCGGGCGTGGACATTACGATCAAGATTTAG
- the rplC gene encoding 50S ribosomal protein L3, translating into MELLGKKLGMAQLFDANGNFIGVTVIEVGPCTVLQKKTPENDGYHAVQIGLGTRKEKNAGKALIGHCKKANTAPARFIREYRTEEPVQFNVGDQITVKEFQPGQYVDVIGTGKGKGFQGVVRRHKFAGGDMTHGAKGWHRRGGAIGQRLFPGRVFKNMRMPGHMGDRRVTTQNLRVVQVREVENLLFIEGAVPGATGAFVVIRHALKKTKPVAKAAK; encoded by the coding sequence ATGGAACTTCTCGGCAAAAAACTTGGTATGGCGCAGTTGTTCGACGCGAACGGCAACTTTATCGGCGTTACCGTCATCGAAGTCGGTCCCTGCACGGTGTTGCAGAAGAAGACACCGGAAAACGACGGTTACCATGCGGTGCAGATCGGTCTGGGCACCCGCAAGGAAAAGAACGCTGGCAAGGCACTCATCGGCCACTGCAAAAAGGCCAACACAGCACCAGCCCGATTTATCCGCGAGTATCGCACGGAAGAGCCCGTGCAGTTCAATGTTGGCGATCAGATCACGGTGAAGGAATTTCAGCCCGGCCAATACGTGGATGTGATTGGCACCGGTAAAGGTAAAGGATTTCAGGGCGTTGTGCGCCGGCACAAATTTGCGGGCGGTGACATGACGCACGGGGCGAAAGGGTGGCATCGCCGCGGTGGCGCGATCGGTCAGCGTTTGTTCCCTGGCCGCGTCTTCAAGAACATGCGGATGCCTGGCCACATGGGTGACCGCCGCGTCACGACACAGAATTTGCGCGTGGTGCAGGTGCGTGAGGTGGAAAATCTTCTATTCATCGAGGGTGCGGTCCCGGGTGCGACGGGTGCGTTTGTGGTCATCCGCCACGCCTTGAAGAAAACCAAGCCGGTAGCGAAGGCGGCGAAATGA
- the rplD gene encoding 50S ribosomal protein L4, translating to MKLPVLNVSGQAKGEVEFADELLIKNGKGTQAVHDTVTAYMANQRLGTASTKQISEVHGSGKKPWKQKGTGRARAGSFASPLWRGGGVVFGPKPRDYTINVPKKVKALAFRKALSERLLAGDVVVIDELNLASHKTKDLAGIVTALGGKNKPTLVVTEQVDKNLKLAARNLPNVQVEPVGSVNVYELLRFDKIVTTKAALEKLGARLG from the coding sequence ATGAAGCTGCCTGTTCTTAACGTTTCCGGCCAGGCCAAGGGCGAAGTCGAGTTCGCCGACGAATTGCTTATCAAGAACGGCAAGGGCACGCAGGCAGTGCACGACACGGTCACGGCTTACATGGCGAACCAACGTCTTGGCACGGCGAGCACCAAACAGATCAGCGAGGTGCACGGCAGCGGCAAGAAGCCGTGGAAGCAAAAAGGAACTGGCCGCGCGCGTGCGGGATCATTTGCCTCGCCGTTGTGGCGTGGTGGTGGTGTGGTGTTCGGGCCGAAACCGCGCGACTACACGATCAACGTGCCGAAGAAGGTGAAGGCGCTGGCGTTTCGCAAGGCGCTCAGTGAGCGCTTGCTTGCCGGCGACGTAGTCGTGATCGATGAGTTGAACCTGGCGAGTCACAAAACAAAAGACCTGGCGGGCATCGTAACGGCGCTGGGCGGCAAGAACAAGCCAACGCTCGTCGTCACGGAACAGGTAGACAAGAATTTGAAGCTGGCGGCGCGGAATCTCCCGAATGTGCAGGTCGAACCGGTGGGTTCCGTCAACGTATACGAACTGTTACGTTTCGACAAAATCGTGACCACGAAAGCCGCTCTCGAGAAGTTGGGCGCCCGACTGGGATAG
- the rplW gene encoding 50S ribosomal protein L23, whose amino-acid sequence MKDPYTVVKTVRVTEKGTAQIEKLNQYQIVVDKHANKVDVKRAVEQLFKVKVLHVNTMHVRGKARRERTAQYGRTPSWKKAVVTLKEGDKIELA is encoded by the coding sequence ATGAAGGATCCCTACACAGTGGTCAAGACCGTGCGCGTCACCGAAAAGGGCACGGCACAGATTGAGAAATTGAACCAGTACCAGATTGTTGTCGACAAGCACGCGAACAAAGTCGACGTGAAGCGCGCAGTCGAGCAATTGTTCAAGGTCAAGGTGCTTCACGTGAACACGATGCACGTACGCGGCAAGGCGCGACGCGAACGGACGGCCCAGTATGGCCGCACACCCAGTTGGAAAAAGGCGGTTGTCACCCTCAAAGAGGGCGATAAGATTGAATTGGCATAG
- the rplB gene encoding 50S ribosomal protein L2, with the protein MGLKTFRPLTPSLRGTVLSDFSEITKHTPEKKLTVARRRTGGRNNHGRMTSRGIGGGHKQRYRIIDFKRDKIGMVAVVEGIEYDPNRSARIALLKYADGEKRYIIAPLGLQVGAKLMSGPDVELSLGNALPLKKIIPGMPIHNIELHRGHGAQICRSAGMAAQVTASEGDYVTVKMPSGELRLINRECYCTIGQIGNTDHINIMLGKAGRNRWLGRRGISRGMARNPVDHPMGGGQGKSKGGGGWHHPVSPWGKLAKGGKSRRKKKYSNGLILERRKK; encoded by the coding sequence ATGGGACTCAAGACTTTTAGGCCGTTGACGCCGTCACTGCGCGGGACTGTGCTTTCCGATTTCTCGGAGATCACGAAGCATACGCCTGAGAAAAAGCTTACGGTGGCACGCCGACGGACGGGTGGACGCAACAATCACGGGCGCATGACGTCCCGCGGTATCGGCGGTGGCCATAAGCAACGCTATCGTATTATCGATTTCAAGCGCGACAAGATCGGGATGGTGGCAGTTGTGGAAGGGATTGAGTACGATCCCAATCGTTCCGCACGCATTGCGTTGCTGAAGTACGCCGACGGCGAGAAGCGGTACATCATCGCGCCCCTCGGGTTGCAGGTTGGCGCGAAGTTGATGAGCGGCCCTGACGTGGAATTGTCCCTGGGCAATGCGTTGCCGTTGAAAAAGATCATCCCTGGCATGCCGATCCACAACATTGAGTTGCATCGCGGTCATGGCGCACAGATTTGCCGCAGTGCGGGGATGGCGGCCCAGGTCACGGCCAGCGAAGGTGATTACGTGACCGTTAAAATGCCGTCGGGTGAGCTGCGTCTGATTAACCGTGAGTGCTATTGCACGATCGGGCAGATTGGCAACACCGATCACATTAATATCATGCTGGGCAAGGCCGGTCGCAACCGCTGGCTGGGGCGCCGCGGCATTTCGCGAGGCATGGCGCGCAACCCGGTGGATCATCCGATGGGCGGCGGCCAGGGTAAGAGCAAGGGTGGTGGCGGTTGGCATCATCCGGTGTCGCCGTGGGGCAAGCTAGCCAAGGGCGGCAAGTCGCGGCGGAAGAAAAAGTATTCAAATGGGTTAATTTTAGAGAGAAGGAAGAAATAA
- the rpsS gene encoding 30S ribosomal protein S19 translates to MGRSLKKGPFVDDHLLKKVEALRAGEKKPIKTWSRRSMIIPEFVGQTFLVHNGRQHTPVFVTENMVGHRLGEFSPTRTFKAHGAHTEKAVAK, encoded by the coding sequence ATGGGACGTTCGCTTAAAAAGGGCCCGTTTGTTGACGATCATTTGTTGAAGAAGGTCGAGGCGCTGAGGGCGGGGGAGAAAAAACCAATCAAAACCTGGTCGCGCCGCTCGATGATCATTCCTGAGTTCGTCGGCCAGACATTTTTGGTTCACAATGGGCGGCAGCACACACCGGTGTTCGTGACGGAGAACATGGTTGGCCATCGCTTGGGAGAATTCTCGCCGACCCGCACATTCAAGGCGCATGGCGCCCATACTGAAAAGGCGGTCGCGAAGTAA
- the rplV gene encoding 50S ribosomal protein L22, whose product MDVRAITRYARMSPSKVGEVTRLIQGLSASSALEVLRVIPRKSARMIEKTLKSAIANATDPNSHKLDPASLRVKEAVANEGPRLKRWQPKARGSAGPIIKRTAHIQIILTDGQ is encoded by the coding sequence ATGGATGTAAGAGCGATAACAAGATATGCGCGCATGAGCCCGTCGAAAGTCGGCGAGGTGACGCGTTTGATCCAGGGCTTGAGCGCCTCCAGCGCGCTGGAAGTGTTGCGGGTCATTCCGCGCAAGTCGGCGCGGATGATTGAAAAGACATTGAAGTCGGCGATCGCCAACGCGACCGACCCCAACAGCCACAAGCTCGATCCGGCGTCGCTGCGGGTAAAAGAAGCTGTTGCGAACGAAGGGCCGCGCCTCAAGCGCTGGCAGCCGAAGGCACGTGGCAGCGCAGGTCCGATCATCAAACGGACGGCGCACATCCAGATCATATTGACGGACGGACAATAA
- the rpsC gene encoding 30S ribosomal protein S3, translating into MGQKTNPIGFRVAVTKDWLSKWYADKKDYAPLLLEDIKIRDIVKKRLASAAVPKIAIERYANRARITISTARPGIVIGRKGAEIDKLKEELAALTGKEIYVDILEVKTPETDAQLVAENIALQLERRISFRRAMKKSVQTAMDFGAQGIKVACGGRLGGAELARHEKYRVGKIPLHTLRADIDYGFAEAQTVYGKIGVKVWICKGERPLRAAQQPQVTPVPVGPVPAA; encoded by the coding sequence ATGGGACAAAAAACGAATCCAATTGGTTTTCGCGTGGCGGTCACGAAGGACTGGCTGTCCAAGTGGTACGCGGATAAGAAGGATTACGCGCCACTGTTGCTCGAAGACATCAAGATTCGCGATATTGTGAAAAAGAGGCTGGCATCGGCCGCGGTCCCGAAGATCGCCATTGAACGGTATGCCAACCGAGCGCGTATTACGATTTCAACCGCGCGTCCTGGGATCGTAATCGGGCGCAAAGGTGCGGAGATCGACAAACTCAAGGAAGAGTTGGCCGCGCTCACGGGCAAAGAGATTTATGTAGATATCCTGGAAGTGAAAACGCCCGAGACCGACGCGCAATTGGTGGCGGAGAACATCGCTCTTCAATTGGAGCGCCGCATCAGCTTCCGGCGGGCGATGAAGAAGTCCGTGCAGACAGCGATGGATTTCGGCGCGCAGGGAATCAAGGTCGCCTGTGGCGGTCGGCTTGGTGGCGCGGAACTGGCGCGGCACGAGAAGTATCGCGTCGGCAAGATTCCGCTGCATACGTTGCGCGCGGATATTGATTACGGCTTCGCGGAGGCCCAGACGGTGTACGGGAAGATTGGCGTAAAGGTTTGGATCTGCAAAGGCGAGCGTCCCTTACGGGCGGCGCAGCAGCCCCAGGTCACGCCGGTGCCGGTCGGACCTGTTCCGGCGGCCTAG
- the rplP gene encoding 50S ribosomal protein L16 yields the protein MAMMPKRVKYRKAQRGSRTGTAWRGATVAFGEYGLQSLARAWVTTTQLEACRVALSRNMKRRGKLWIRVFPDKPITKRPPETRMGKGKGPPETWVAVVRPGNVLFELGGVTEVLARESFRLAASKLPIPTRFVSRR from the coding sequence ATGGCAATGATGCCCAAGAGAGTGAAGTATCGGAAAGCCCAACGCGGCAGCCGCACGGGGACGGCCTGGCGTGGCGCCACGGTGGCGTTTGGCGAATACGGCTTGCAGTCGTTGGCTCGCGCGTGGGTGACCACGACGCAGCTCGAAGCCTGCCGCGTTGCGCTGTCTCGCAATATGAAGCGCCGCGGAAAATTGTGGATCCGCGTGTTCCCGGATAAGCCGATTACCAAGCGGCCGCCCGAAACGCGTATGGGCAAGGGTAAAGGACCGCCCGAGACATGGGTGGCCGTTGTGCGGCCGGGAAATGTGTTATTTGAACTGGGTGGTGTAACGGAAGTGCTTGCGCGCGAGTCGTTTCGGCTGGCGGCCTCCAAATTGCCGATTCCGACGCGATTTGTTAGCAGACGGTAG
- the rpmC gene encoding 50S ribosomal protein L29, with amino-acid sequence MKAKEIRELTDAEAQAKLRDLRQELFNLRLQQQTARLERPSRIREVRRDMARIETILRERQLPAAAAAVK; translated from the coding sequence ATGAAAGCAAAAGAAATCCGTGAGTTGACAGATGCAGAGGCACAAGCCAAACTACGTGACCTTCGGCAGGAGTTGTTCAACCTGCGGCTTCAGCAACAGACCGCGAGGCTAGAGCGTCCGAGTCGTATTCGCGAAGTGCGGCGCGACATGGCGCGGATTGAAACCATTTTGAGGGAGCGACAACTCCCGGCTGCTGCGGCAGCGGTAAAGTAA
- the rpsQ gene encoding 30S ribosomal protein S17 produces MTDQATIESKKRELVGEVISDKMDKTIVVEVARRVRHPRYQKVMMLYKKFYAHDEKSEAGVGDKVRIVESRPLSKLKRWRLVQVLEKATGIEKVEV; encoded by the coding sequence ATGACGGACCAAGCGACAATCGAAAGCAAGAAGCGGGAGTTGGTGGGTGAAGTCATCAGCGACAAGATGGATAAGACTATCGTCGTCGAGGTGGCGCGCCGCGTCCGCCATCCGCGGTATCAGAAGGTCATGATGCTGTACAAGAAGTTCTACGCGCACGACGAAAAGAGCGAAGCGGGCGTGGGTGACAAGGTGCGCATCGTGGAATCCCGGCCCCTGAGCAAACTGAAGCGGTGGCGGCTGGTGCAGGTCCTGGAAAAGGCGACGGGGATCGAGAAGGTCGAAGTATGA
- the rplN gene encoding 50S ribosomal protein L14: protein MIQIRTHLDVADNTGARVAWAIGVLGHQKRYARIGDVIKAHVKEAAPDGTVKKGEVVTCVVVRTRSPLRRADGSYVRFDNNAVVIIDDQHNPKGTRIFGPVARELRDKNFTKIISLAPEVL, encoded by the coding sequence ATGATTCAGATTCGCACACATCTCGATGTCGCGGATAACACCGGCGCGCGCGTGGCATGGGCGATTGGCGTTCTCGGACACCAGAAACGTTACGCACGGATTGGCGATGTCATTAAAGCGCATGTGAAGGAAGCCGCGCCGGACGGAACCGTGAAGAAGGGCGAAGTTGTAACGTGTGTGGTTGTTCGTACACGGTCACCCTTGCGCCGGGCCGATGGTTCCTATGTGCGTTTCGACAACAACGCCGTGGTGATCATTGACGATCAGCACAACCCAAAGGGCACGCGTATTTTTGGTCCGGTGGCGCGTGAGTTGCGCGACAAGAATTTCACCAAGATCATTTCTCTCGCCCCCGAGGTACTGTAG
- the rplX gene encoding 50S ribosomal protein L24, whose product MKNLHVKRDDMVVVIAGEDRGKIGKVLATFPAKNRVLVEGINVIKKALRKSQDNPKGGIVTKEAPIQISKVMKQERYEARRKKHGVAPATAEA is encoded by the coding sequence ATGAAGAATTTGCACGTCAAAAGAGACGACATGGTGGTGGTGATCGCTGGTGAGGATCGCGGAAAAATCGGCAAAGTGCTGGCTACATTTCCGGCGAAGAACCGCGTTTTGGTCGAGGGGATTAACGTAATCAAGAAGGCGTTGCGAAAGAGCCAGGACAATCCCAAGGGCGGAATTGTTACCAAAGAAGCGCCGATTCAGATTTCCAAGGTGATGAAACAGGAGCGGTACGAGGCGCGCCGCAAGAAGCATGGCGTGGCCCCGGCAACCGCAGAGGCGTAA
- the rplE gene encoding 50S ribosomal protein L5, with protein sequence MVQLYEFYKKDVVEQLLKGGRYTNRMQVPKVEKVVINMGVNANHDKDVINEAQQELATITGQKALVTKAKKSISNFKVREGMPVGAKVTLRGQRMYEFLERFFNAALPRIRDFRGMNPRGFDGRGSYTMGVKDQTIFPEVELDKIKHNLGMDVTIVTTANTDAEAKELLKLLGMPFSS encoded by the coding sequence ATGGTCCAACTCTACGAATTTTATAAGAAAGATGTTGTCGAGCAGCTACTCAAGGGTGGCCGCTACACCAACCGGATGCAGGTTCCGAAGGTCGAGAAAGTTGTGATCAACATGGGCGTCAACGCCAATCACGACAAGGACGTAATCAATGAGGCCCAGCAGGAATTGGCCACGATCACCGGCCAGAAGGCCCTGGTCACCAAGGCCAAGAAGAGCATCTCGAATTTCAAAGTACGCGAGGGCATGCCTGTCGGTGCGAAGGTGACTTTGCGTGGGCAGCGTATGTACGAATTTCTGGAGCGGTTTTTCAATGCTGCGTTGCCGCGCATTCGCGATTTTCGAGGTATGAATCCGCGGGGGTTCGACGGCCGCGGCAGCTATACCATGGGCGTGAAGGACCAAACGATTTTTCCCGAGGTCGAGCTGGACAAGATCAAGCACAACTTGGGTATGGACGTAACAATTGTAACCACGGCGAACACGGATGCGGAAGCGAAGGAGCTTTTGAAACTGCTCGGCATGCCGTTCAGCAGTTAA
- a CDS encoding type Z 30S ribosomal protein S14: protein MAKLTWEVKQRRPAKFKARAYNRCQNCGRRRAYIRRFKICRICFRELASQGKVPGVVKASW from the coding sequence ATGGCGAAACTGACTTGGGAAGTGAAGCAGCGTCGGCCCGCTAAGTTCAAGGCGCGAGCGTACAACCGGTGCCAAAACTGTGGCCGTCGGCGTGCGTACATTCGGCGCTTCAAGATTTGCCGCATCTGCTTCCGTGAGTTGGCCAGCCAGGGGAAGGTTCCCGGCGTGGTGAAAGCGAGTTGGTAA
- the rpsH gene encoding 30S ribosomal protein S8, whose product MNVTDSIGDMLTRIRNANSALKPDVLVPYSRLKAEIAKVLKRQGYIADFYAEKLENGRQVLKIQLKIIGKERAIVGIKRISRPGLRRYVGSQDVPRVLGGMGISILTTSRGIMTGHEAKKANVGGELLAYVW is encoded by the coding sequence ATGAACGTAACCGATTCCATTGGCGATATGTTGACGCGGATTCGCAACGCGAATAGCGCTCTCAAGCCGGACGTGCTCGTGCCGTATTCGCGCCTTAAGGCGGAGATTGCGAAGGTGCTAAAGCGGCAGGGCTATATCGCGGATTTCTACGCGGAGAAGTTGGAGAATGGGCGGCAGGTGTTGAAGATCCAGCTCAAGATTATCGGCAAAGAGCGCGCGATCGTCGGCATCAAGCGCATCAGCCGACCGGGGCTGCGGCGCTATGTCGGTTCGCAGGATGTGCCGCGCGTGCTGGGCGGGATGGGGATTTCAATTCTCACGACCTCGCGTGGGATCATGACCGGCCACGAAGCCAAAAAGGCGAACGTGGGCGGAGAGCTTTTGGCGTACGTTTGGTGA
- the rplF gene encoding 50S ribosomal protein L6: MSRIGKKPVEIPAKTKVEVKGQAISIEGPKGKLEWVVPSPIKVAVKDGKILATTAQLDRVGKSRWGLSRSLIANMVKGVNEGYTKKLLVEGVGFRAAVQGTNLQMSLGYSHPIVFAIPKGVKISVADTADKKPEITVEGADKQMVGEAAARIRRFYPPEPYKGKGIRYVGEQVRRKAGKTVTTAG, translated from the coding sequence ATGTCACGAATTGGCAAAAAACCCGTTGAGATTCCGGCCAAGACCAAGGTCGAAGTGAAAGGTCAGGCGATCTCTATCGAAGGGCCGAAGGGCAAGTTGGAATGGGTCGTACCCTCGCCGATCAAGGTCGCGGTAAAAGACGGTAAGATCCTCGCGACCACAGCGCAGCTTGATCGCGTCGGCAAGTCCCGCTGGGGATTGTCGCGCAGCTTGATTGCGAACATGGTCAAGGGCGTCAACGAAGGTTACACCAAGAAGCTGCTCGTCGAGGGCGTGGGGTTCCGCGCCGCCGTGCAGGGAACGAATTTGCAGATGTCCCTTGGTTATTCGCATCCGATCGTTTTCGCGATTCCAAAGGGTGTGAAGATTTCGGTGGCGGATACGGCGGACAAGAAGCCCGAGATCACAGTTGAAGGCGCGGACAAACAGATGGTGGGTGAGGCTGCGGCGCGAATTCGCCGTTTCTATCCGCCCGAGCCTTACAAGGGCAAAGGCATCCGCTACGTGGGTGAACAAGTGCGCCGCAAGGCGGGCAAGACCGTCACCACAGCGGGTTAA
- the rplR gene encoding 50S ribosomal protein L18 — protein MVPRNRVEARQRRHLRLRQKIQGTAQRPRMSVCITSKHIYVQFIDDVKRVTLAAASTVAAELKGAKGTVEGAKKVGQLAAQNAQAKKITEVVFDRGGLRYHGRVKALADAAREAGLKF, from the coding sequence ATGGTTCCAAGAAACAGAGTTGAAGCGCGACAACGCCGGCACCTGCGTCTGCGGCAGAAGATCCAGGGCACGGCGCAGCGCCCGCGCATGAGTGTTTGCATTACGAGCAAGCACATTTATGTGCAGTTCATCGATGACGTGAAGCGCGTAACCCTGGCTGCCGCCAGCACGGTGGCGGCCGAATTGAAGGGCGCGAAGGGGACGGTCGAGGGCGCGAAGAAAGTTGGTCAACTCGCCGCACAGAACGCGCAGGCGAAGAAAATCACCGAGGTCGTTTTCGACCGCGGTGGGTTGCGGTATCACGGGCGTGTCAAAGCGTTGGCAGACGCGGCGCGCGAAGCGGGACTGAAATTTTAA
- the rpsE gene encoding 30S ribosomal protein S5 translates to MAPDKRPKIAKPVTPLDKEASPVAVVEELGVELERGGGEIIEKVVYVNRSAKVVKGGRRFHFSALVVAGDRRGHVGWGFGKANEVADAIRKGTDQAKKSMVSINRRNSTIPHEVIGVFGGGRVLLRPASPGTGVIAGGGVRAVIEAAGVRDVLTKSMGSSNAVNVVKATIDALLQLRPREEIFRVRGFTRQATAGVS, encoded by the coding sequence ATGGCACCTGACAAAAGACCGAAAATTGCAAAGCCCGTAACTCCCCTGGACAAGGAAGCTTCCCCTGTGGCGGTCGTTGAGGAATTGGGCGTCGAACTCGAACGTGGGGGCGGGGAGATCATTGAAAAGGTTGTTTATGTCAACCGCAGCGCCAAGGTTGTCAAGGGCGGACGCCGTTTCCATTTTAGCGCACTGGTGGTCGCGGGCGACCGCCGCGGTCACGTGGGGTGGGGCTTCGGCAAGGCCAATGAAGTTGCGGATGCCATCCGCAAGGGTACGGATCAGGCGAAGAAGTCCATGGTGTCAATCAATCGGAGGAATTCCACGATTCCACACGAGGTAATCGGCGTGTTTGGCGGAGGTCGCGTGTTGCTCCGTCCCGCGTCACCTGGCACCGGCGTCATCGCGGGTGGCGGCGTGCGTGCGGTCATCGAGGCCGCCGGTGTGCGTGACGTGTTGACGAAATCGATGGGTTCCAGCAATGCCGTGAACGTTGTAAAGGCGACAATCGACGCATTGCTGCAACTCCGTCCTCGTGAGGAGATTTTTCGCGTGCGCGGTTTCACGCGGCAAGCGACGGCAGGGGTAAGCTAA
- the rplO gene encoding 50S ribosomal protein L15, giving the protein MRLHNLKPRPGAKHRTKRLGIGESSGHGKTSGRGGKGQTARSGGSIRLGFEGGQMPLLRRIPKRGFNNANFRTIYTIVNVEQLNAFDNGAVVTPEALAEAGLAGKLFEGVKVLGNGELKKKLTVKAQRFSATARDKIVKAGGQCEELPLRSIHHKEAAAAAPATKAPAGDK; this is encoded by the coding sequence ATGAGATTGCACAATTTGAAGCCGCGGCCCGGTGCCAAGCACCGTACGAAACGCCTGGGCATTGGCGAGAGTTCAGGGCACGGCAAGACGAGCGGACGCGGCGGCAAAGGTCAGACTGCGCGTTCCGGTGGTTCGATTCGTCTTGGGTTTGAAGGCGGTCAGATGCCTTTGTTGCGCCGGATCCCGAAGCGCGGTTTTAATAACGCCAACTTTCGGACTATTTACACGATCGTTAACGTCGAGCAACTCAATGCGTTCGATAATGGCGCCGTGGTGACTCCCGAGGCGCTCGCGGAGGCCGGTCTGGCGGGCAAACTCTTTGAAGGTGTGAAAGTGCTCGGCAATGGGGAACTCAAGAAAAAGCTCACGGTGAAAGCCCAACGCTTCAGCGCCACGGCACGCGACAAAATCGTAAAGGCAGGCGGTCAGTGTGAAGAACTGCCGCTCCGCAGTATTCATCATAAAGAAGCGGCGGCAGCAGCGCCCGCAACGAAAGCACCTGCGGGAGACAAGTAA